The genomic segment TCGTTCACTCGGTGGTATCCTTTCCATGGCGTGTGGTCCTTTCTACCCTTCCGGGATGGTGATGGGTTTGTTCGCCATAGTGTACCACACGCCGTTTGATTTTACAGGAGTGTACTGCCATCACCTTGCGTGCTCCTAAAAAGTGCCACTAATGACAGAAAGCATTTGACATGATGTCCATTTGGTGTAATCTGAACTCATGATTTCTCCGCGCGTGAAGGAGGGCTTGAATGAAGGTACTCCCTGCTCAAAGCGAACCGCCTTATATCTTAGCCATTGATATCGGCACGTCAGCAGTGCGTGCGATGCTTTTTGACCGAAGTGGCCGGCTTTTGGACGGGCTGGCAGCACGTCGTTCCTACACCATGCGTACGGCCAGCGACGGCACTTTTGAAATCGGCCCCGACTTTCTGCTGGATTTGATATTTGGATGCGTGGACGACGTGCTCTCGACTGCTGGACCAATGAGTGGGGAAATCCGCGCAGTGGCCATTAGCACGCTGGTAAGCAATGTGCTCGGGGTGGATGTGCACCATCGTCCTCTTACGCCGATGATAGCCTATGCGGACACGCGCTCGGCACCGGACGTGTTCGTGTTGCGGGCCACGCTCGATGAGCGACTTATCCATCAACGCACGGGCTGCTACCTTCACACCAGTTACCTGCCCGCTCGTTTCCTTTGGCTGGCTCGCACCCAGCCTGAGGTGCTCAGGCAGGCTGCCCGCTGGGTCTCTATTGGCGAATACCTCTTCTTGCGATTATTTGGCCAGGCGGCAGTCAGTTATTCGGTAGCCTCCTGGACCGGACTGCTCGACATTCGCCGCTTGGTGTGGGATGAGGCGCTCCTCGAGGCTCTGCCAATTGGGCTCACACATCTCTCACCGCTGACAGATGTAAACGTACCGCAGATAGGGTTGCGTTCGGAGTTCGCTAAACGCTGGCCTTCTCTAGCAGAAGTGCCCTGGTTCCCGGCCCTCGGTGATGGCGCAGCAGCCGACATCGGCTGCGGCTGCGTCTCTCCCAGACGGGTAGCCCTGACGATGGGCAGCACTGTTGCTATGCGCTTGATTGTGTCCGAAGAATCGGTACCGGTTCCATGGGGCTTGTGGTGCTACCGAGTAGACCGCCGTCGATTGCTCTTGGGTGGGGCTCTCAATGAAGGGGGCATCGTCTATGTCTGGATGCAAAAGACACTTCGGCTAAAAGGGAGCCATGTGGAGCGAGCGCTAGCGGCCATGCCACCCGACAGTCACGGGCTCACTGTGCTGCCCTTTTGGGCCGGGGAACGCAGCCCCGGGTGGTCTGCAAATGCTCAGGCCACGATCCATGGTCTTACTCTCAATACCACCCCGTTGGACATCCTAAGAGCCAGCCTCGAGGCCATCGCTTACCGCATTGCACTGGTCTACGAGTTGTTAGCGGACCTATTACCTGATGATAGTATCATTATCGCCGGCGGTGTTGCGTCGCGCCAATCTCCCACCTGGGTCCAAATCATTGCCGATGTGCTGAACCAACCCATTGCAGTCTCAGAGATAGAGGAGGTGTCTGGTCGGGGAGCCGCATTGCTGGCATTGGAATCATTGGGGGTGTTATCAAACGTAGAGGACGCACCTGGGGAATTCGGAGCTACCTATGTTCCGGACCTGAACCGCCACATGCGTTATCGGGCCGCTATCGAACGACAGCGAGAACTATACGCAAAATTGGTAAACTAAACGCTGCATTTGCGTTTCCGCCTTTTCGGTGTTACACTACACTTGCTCTGTTGCTAGGAGGAGGATCACGGTGTCAGCTCAGGCATTGTACAGGCGTTGGCGTTCCCAAACGTTTGGCGAAATCATCGGCCAGGAACATGTCACCCGAACGCTGCGAAATGCACTCCGAACGGGGCGGATCAGCCATGCATACCTATTCGCTGGACCACGAGGCACCGGCAAGACAACCACTGCTCGTGTTTTCGCCAAGGCGGTCAACTGCCTCGACCCTCACGACGGCGAGCCGTGTAATCAATGCTCTATTTGCCAGAGTCTGAATGAGGGTCGTTCCCTCGACCTCATTGAGATTGACGCAGCCTCTAACCGCGGTATTGATGAGATACGCGACTTACGTGAGAAAATCGTCTTTTCTCCCAGCGAATGCAAGTACAAAGTTTACGTAGTGGATGAAGTGCACATGCTCACCAACGAGGCCTTTAACGCCCTTCTCAAGACGTTGGAAGAGCCGCCTCCTCATGCCATTTTCATCCTGGCCACCACGGCGCCACATCGCATCCCGGAAACTGTCCTTTCTCGGTGCCAACGTTTCGACTTCCGCCGCGTTTCAATGAGCGACCTGTTGCTCAAACTCAATCGCATCTGCACACAAGAAGGGATCCAAGCCGAGCCATCAGCACTCGAATTGATAGCCCGTCGTGCCACAGGCAGTTTTCGCGACGCAGAGAGTCTGCTGGATCAGTTGGTCGCCTTCGGCGATCGAGAGGTTACTTTGTCCCAGGTGCAAGCCCTGCTAGGTACCGCTTCTTCGCAAGCAGTGGAGGAATTCGTTACGCACTTGCGCGACCGAAACGTGGCTGCAGGCTTGGCCCTCATCAACGCTACAATAGACAGCGGCGCAGATCCGCGCCAGTTTGGGCAAGAGGTGCTGGAATATCTGCGCAACCTCCTGCTCATTAAGAACGGTGGCGGGAAACTAATCCACGAGACAAAAGAAGCGCTTCTCAGAATGGAGGCGCTTGCCGAAGGTTTCTCTTCACGTCGCCTGGTGAACGTGATCAAGATTTTTAACGGGGCAACCTTAAGCACGAAACTATCGTCTCACCCGCAGTTGCCCATAGAACTGGCGTTTGTGGAGGCCTCACTGCTCGAAGAGCCAGTCCAAATCACGCCGGAGAACACTTTGTCACCAAGCGCGAGTGAACTCGAACCTGCGCCTTCGCCATCGCGGCCATTCTCTGCTCCCGCCTCGACGATCCACGCCGAGGCTGCCTCGCCTGGCGCATCACAAATTTCGGAGGTTGCCGACAGAGAAGCCACTGTGGCTCCC from the Chloroflexota bacterium genome contains:
- a CDS encoding gluconokinase — translated: MKVLPAQSEPPYILAIDIGTSAVRAMLFDRSGRLLDGLAARRSYTMRTASDGTFEIGPDFLLDLIFGCVDDVLSTAGPMSGEIRAVAISTLVSNVLGVDVHHRPLTPMIAYADTRSAPDVFVLRATLDERLIHQRTGCYLHTSYLPARFLWLARTQPEVLRQAARWVSIGEYLFLRLFGQAAVSYSVASWTGLLDIRRLVWDEALLEALPIGLTHLSPLTDVNVPQIGLRSEFAKRWPSLAEVPWFPALGDGAAADIGCGCVSPRRVALTMGSTVAMRLIVSEESVPVPWGLWCYRVDRRRLLLGGALNEGGIVYVWMQKTLRLKGSHVERALAAMPPDSHGLTVLPFWAGERSPGWSANAQATIHGLTLNTTPLDILRASLEAIAYRIALVYELLADLLPDDSIIIAGGVASRQSPTWVQIIADVLNQPIAVSEIEEVSGRGAALLALESLGVLSNVEDAPGEFGATYVPDLNRHMRYRAAIERQRELYAKLVN
- the dnaX gene encoding DNA polymerase III subunit gamma/tau, with protein sequence MSAQALYRRWRSQTFGEIIGQEHVTRTLRNALRTGRISHAYLFAGPRGTGKTTTARVFAKAVNCLDPHDGEPCNQCSICQSLNEGRSLDLIEIDAASNRGIDEIRDLREKIVFSPSECKYKVYVVDEVHMLTNEAFNALLKTLEEPPPHAIFILATTAPHRIPETVLSRCQRFDFRRVSMSDLLLKLNRICTQEGIQAEPSALELIARRATGSFRDAESLLDQLVAFGDREVTLSQVQALLGTASSQAVEEFVTHLRDRNVAAGLALINATIDSGADPRQFGQEVLEYLRNLLLIKNGGGKLIHETKEALLRMEALAEGFSSRRLVNVIKIFNGATLSTKLSSHPQLPIELAFVEASLLEEPVQITPENTLSPSASELEPAPSPSRPFSAPASTIHAEAASPGASQISEVADREATVAPEATPVPPGGSVTVELVREHWGRFLAAIREKSRPAEAVLRDCELVSVQDGVLTLAFLYPFHKDKFEETRSKELVEDVLSKILGTRCRVHCTIFQGNREQRKKEKERDHRQAIEKDPRIREAIENLGATLADVE